TGCGAATATTTTTGGCACATTTCTCTTTACTATGGTTGGCAGATATACTTTCAAGCTTACTTGAGAACTTGTGCAAATTAATATTTTGATCTTCAGATTGATGAATTTTCACATCAGTTTTTTTATGTTTTTCAGTCGACGAAGCTGCTTGTCTTAACATCACTTTCATTTTTAAATCATCTTGAGAGCTTTCTTCTTTTCTCTCTTCGATATGATGAACATGTGCATGAACTGCGTGATGAGCATGAGCCATTTTAAAACCTACTTCCGCTAACCAGTCTTCGAAAAAACCGCGCCATTGTAGAATCAAAATTGGTCCTTGGCTTTTAATAGTTGTAACAAATTGCCAGCACTGTGAAATGAGTCACAAAATTCAATAAAGGTTAATTTCTATGAATACTAAAGAATTTGTCAAAGAACTTATAAATACTATTTCAGACGAATATATCGATACTTATAAACAGATTTACTCATCTACTTTAGTCGATAATAAAATTAAAGAAGATCCCTACTGGTTTGATGCTCTCACTTTTTATCAATCTTTATCTCAAAAAGATAAGGAAACCTTATTTAAAATCATTAAACAGACGACTATTGATACTACAAGTATAATTCTAGGTATTATTGATGGTCCTGTGACCTTAAATCAGATCCCTGGTGACTTTACGCTGACATATACAGAAAATGAGAAGACAGTAATTTTAAATGGAGATCTACAGGATGAATTCCTTACCAAAATAAAAGAAAGAGACATATCACAATGATATATAATGAATTATAATAATGGAAATATAATTATGATATTAAAACAAAAGCTTATTTATAAAAACTCGAAAAACGAGAAAATCAAATTAATACTCGAACCTTGGGCAGAAGAATATAATATTGAGTCAAATTCTGAAGTAGAGATTATTGTTGAAGGTGATATAGAAAAAGGATATTTAATGATTGAATCAGAGATAGACCGTGTTGTCATCTATGGTTGGCAAGGAAGTCTTATTCAAGTCTTCAAAAATGGTAAACTTATTGACTAATGATTTTATTAATAATCTATTCCTTCTAACAGGTTATTTTAGCTTAAAACAAAAAACGCCCTTTCGGGCGTTTTAATTAAAATATATATGGTCGGACAAAAATCAGGAAGAAAATCCCAAGCATTAATAACCATTTTAAGAAGTAATACAACTTACGGTTTTTAGCTTTTAATGCTTTAGCTTTAATGCGAATTTGATAAACATAACCAAAAGCTTTATTTAAACCACCTGTTTGGTCACCTGTTTCATTCGGTGAACTTGCAGCAGTCATCACTTTACGACCAAACCAATGATTGAAACGTTCCATCCATTTCACTTTCATCGGTCGTTCAACATCTGCAAAGAAAATAATACGGTTTTGATCAGTCTTATTTTCAGCATAGTGAATATAGGTTTCATCAAATACAATACTTTGGCCATCTCGCCAAGAGTATCTTTCACCATCAACATCAATAAAACAACGATCATCATTTGGCGTAATTAAACCCAAATGATAACGCAGTGAACCTGCATATGGGTCACGGTGTCTTACCAAACGGCTGTCAGGTGCAAGCTCGGTAAACATAGCGGCTTTAATTGTCGGCAATGTTTTAAGAAGTGCTGTGGTTTTCGGGCAGAGCTCAGCAGCAGACGGATGACTTGACTCATACCATTTTAAGTAAAAACGCTTCCAACCTGTTTTAAAGAATGAGTTAAAACCTAAGTCGTTATATGTACTTGAAGCTTTGATTCCACCTTGGTCATATAAAGCTTTCGCTTCATCACGAATCATTTCCCAATTTTCATCCAACACTTTTAAATCTTTAAAATGCTGGGTGTCGATATAAGGTTGATTCGGCACCTTTGAAAAGATGTACATTAAAAAGTTAATCGGTGCGAGCAAGGTTGAATGGTCAAAAAACTGACGATAAAACGAGTGACGCACTTTGCCGCGATGCTGGATATACAATGCTGATATCACAAAAATCGCTAATATGATCCACTTAATCATATTGCTACTCTTTCAAAAGATTAGGGGCAACTTCACCTTATATTTAAGGCAATAGAAACCGGAAGTTTATTTAATTGGCACAAATTTTAACAAAATTGACTTATAAAAAGCGAATGTAAAAAATAAGTCAAATAATAGGTCTCATATTTTTATAAGAAATAAAAGAACCCTCAGTATTTTTTCAGCACTTTAAGAAGTTAAACTTGTTGTTATTTTTATTCGCTTTTTTAAGATAAAAATTGAAC
This genomic stretch from Acinetobacter oleivorans DR1 harbors:
- the lpxO gene encoding lipid A hydroxylase LpxO; translated protein: MIKWIILAIFVISALYIQHRGKVRHSFYRQFFDHSTLLAPINFLMYIFSKVPNQPYIDTQHFKDLKVLDENWEMIRDEAKALYDQGGIKASSTYNDLGFNSFFKTGWKRFYLKWYESSHPSAAELCPKTTALLKTLPTIKAAMFTELAPDSRLVRHRDPYAGSLRYHLGLITPNDDRCFIDVDGERYSWRDGQSIVFDETYIHYAENKTDQNRIIFFADVERPMKVKWMERFNHWFGRKVMTAASSPNETGDQTGGLNKAFGYVYQIRIKAKALKAKNRKLYYFLKWLLMLGIFFLIFVRPYIF